TGGGTGATCCTTAAGCATCTGGTCACAGACTTCAAGAATTTCTTTTTCTATTACATCCGTGTCCATGGTGCCCTTTTCCTCAAGTACGGATGAGCGGAACTCATACTTGTCCTCCATGCCGTAAAGAACAATCGGGATGTCTGCCGTGATACCGACGTTACGCAGATGCTGCTCTGTCATTACGGAGGCGTTGGCGGAAATTATTCCGACTTTCTGTCCCCTTTTCAGCGTGCGTGCGATGAACGGGACCTGAAGCATACTTGACATAAAGACAGGGATATCTACCGCATCGGCTATCTCCTGCTGGAAGAGCGCCATGAAACCGCATGCTCCCGTGATGGCGCGTACCCCTTCTGCTTCCAGCTTGCGAGCTCCGTCCAGAAACGGTTCAAGGAGTGAAGGGTCACATTGATTGAGCAGCCTTTCTATAGATGCGCCTCTGACCTCATGGTAGCGCACCGGAAATGGGTAGGTGGTCGCATTGCCTACGTTTCCGGGTACACACGGGTATGCCGCGTCAAGGATAAGTATCCCTATCGGCTCCCCATCCCATGAACGTGTCCTGTTTTTGATCTTGTAAAATGGCATAAAAACCCCTCCCAATAAATTATAAATAACGCTAAATAAAATAGCAGTTTATGCAACGTATTGTCAAGGTACAGTCCAAATTACATAATTATTTCAGCAGATTTAAAAATAAGTGGTATCGCTTATTACATCGTGTCATTTATCTTATAGAATCACATAATATATTACTAACTCAAACTTTCCCACCTCTTGCTGCTAGTGGATCCAAAACCTCTGTTTTTCGTCTTCTCTGTATGTTATTCAGCGGAGAACCAGTGGCTCTAAAATATTGAAGTTCCTGGATCCCCGCTCAAAAGCATGCGGGAAAGACGGTGGGAAAGTTGAGTTACTAAATTTTAAGCGATATGAGGTGACAGCGATGAAAAAGAAATATGTCGTATTTCTGATAATGGTCATTGCCCTGCTCGGCTTTGCCGCAGCAGTTCCCGCTCTTGAGAACAACGCAAAGGCGAAAAATTTTACGCTCATGGATCTCGATGGCAAATCCGTCTCCCTTGATAATTACAAGGGAAAGGTCGTAGTCCTTAATTTCTGGGCATCGT
Above is a window of Synergistaceae bacterium DNA encoding:
- a CDS encoding aspartate/glutamate racemase family protein — encoded protein: MPFYKIKNRTRSWDGEPIGILILDAAYPCVPGNVGNATTYPFPVRYHEVRGASIERLLNQCDPSLLEPFLDGARKLEAEGVRAITGACGFMALFQQEIADAVDIPVFMSSMLQVPFIARTLKRGQKVGIISANASVMTEQHLRNVGITADIPIVLYGMEDKYEFRSSVLEEKGTMDTDVIEKEILEVCDQMLKDHPEVAAIELECSDLPPFAAAVHEHTGLPVFDFITMIRHMESALDPTRYVGNQYHM